A DNA window from Mycobacterium sp. IDR2000157661 contains the following coding sequences:
- a CDS encoding mechanosensitive ion channel family protein — protein MPEEQELETAATNLAVTSAWAAGAMVAAFLVGVMLTWVMSRFGRRSGALCDIATLTRMPLRTVLMVFAASVAVKQTSDPSDSWRGWVDHTLLIILITAITWLLTSLVRVAERRTIAAYGGGSEEISDADRKWRRVRTQVQVLRRLGIAIVVILGGATILMTFPSFSDIGTTVFASAGVLSVVAGLAAQTSLGAVFAGMQIAFSGAIRVGDVVQLEDGQWWGRIEEITLSYVVVRLWDERRLVLPCTYFTTEPFENWTRSATELMGTVEFDVDFYVPFNEMRAELDRLLAASELWDGRRGVLQVTDAVGGVVRVRIVVSADNAGALFDLRCAVREGMVNWVQRTKGAAPMQRFEPATTPSEHIPDQARDRDSPRVSAGMFSGSPEADERARAFDHSEDHDELARSNGSR, from the coding sequence ATGCCCGAAGAACAGGAACTGGAGACCGCTGCGACCAACCTCGCCGTCACCTCGGCCTGGGCCGCAGGCGCCATGGTGGCCGCCTTCCTGGTAGGAGTGATGCTCACCTGGGTGATGTCGAGGTTCGGGCGGCGCAGTGGCGCGCTGTGCGACATCGCGACGCTGACCCGGATGCCGCTGCGCACGGTGTTGATGGTCTTCGCCGCGTCGGTCGCGGTCAAGCAGACCTCCGACCCGTCGGACTCCTGGCGCGGCTGGGTCGACCACACGCTGCTGATCATCCTGATCACGGCCATCACCTGGCTGCTCACCAGCCTGGTTCGGGTGGCGGAGCGGCGTACGATCGCGGCCTACGGCGGCGGCAGCGAGGAGATCTCGGACGCCGACCGCAAATGGCGCCGCGTGCGCACCCAGGTACAGGTGTTGCGCCGGCTCGGCATCGCGATCGTGGTGATCCTGGGCGGCGCGACGATCCTGATGACGTTCCCGTCGTTCTCCGACATCGGCACGACGGTGTTCGCATCGGCCGGTGTGTTGTCGGTGGTGGCCGGCCTGGCCGCGCAGACCTCGTTGGGGGCGGTGTTCGCCGGCATGCAGATCGCGTTCTCCGGTGCCATCCGGGTCGGCGACGTGGTGCAGCTCGAAGACGGCCAGTGGTGGGGCCGCATCGAGGAGATCACCTTGAGCTACGTCGTCGTGCGGCTGTGGGACGAGCGGCGGCTGGTGCTGCCGTGCACGTACTTCACCACCGAGCCGTTCGAGAACTGGACCCGCAGCGCCACCGAGCTGATGGGCACCGTGGAGTTCGACGTCGACTTCTACGTGCCGTTCAACGAGATGCGCGCCGAACTGGACCGGCTGCTGGCCGCGAGCGAACTGTGGGACGGCCGTCGCGGTGTGCTGCAGGTCACCGACGCCGTCGGCGGGGTGGTCCGGGTACGGATCGTGGTCAGCGCGGACAACGCGGGCGCCCTGTTCGACCTGCGGTGTGCCGTCCGCGAAGGAATGGTCAACTGGGTGCAGCGCACCAAGGGCGCCGCCCCGATGCAGCGCTTCGAGCCGGCGACGACGCCGTCGGAGCACATACCGGACCAGGCCCGCGACCGCGACTCGCCGCGTGTGTCGGCCGGCATGTTCTCGGGCAGCCCGGAGGCCGACGAGCGCGCCCGGGCGTTCGACCATTCCGAGGACCACGACGAGTTAGCGCGGTCCAACGGCAGCAGGTGA
- a CDS encoding TetR/AcrR family transcriptional regulator: MARSTRESILIATAELMRHRGYAAVAIKDIAAASGAPIGSLYHHFRGGKVQIAREALSNAGAAYGLLIPSIVDGFDDLGDAIDGLFRQAADDMAGTGFANMCPVASVAAEVADTVDELRATTASVFTGWIDGGAAYFAARGLDPARARGVTLALIAALEGAFVLARTLRSVEPLLAAGTALAPRYRGVALAPRSPAAVGPR; encoded by the coding sequence ATGGCAAGATCCACCCGAGAATCGATCCTGATCGCGACCGCCGAATTGATGCGGCACCGTGGATACGCGGCCGTTGCCATCAAGGACATCGCCGCCGCGTCCGGCGCCCCTATCGGCTCGCTCTACCACCACTTCCGCGGGGGGAAGGTGCAGATCGCACGCGAGGCGCTGAGCAATGCGGGGGCGGCCTACGGGCTGCTCATTCCGTCGATCGTGGACGGATTCGACGATCTGGGCGACGCGATCGACGGGTTGTTCCGGCAGGCCGCCGACGACATGGCGGGCACTGGCTTCGCGAACATGTGCCCGGTCGCCAGCGTCGCCGCGGAGGTCGCCGACACCGTCGACGAACTCCGCGCGACGACGGCGTCGGTGTTCACCGGCTGGATTGATGGTGGCGCCGCGTACTTCGCTGCGCGGGGCCTCGACCCGGCAAGGGCCCGCGGCGTCACACTCGCGCTGATCGCCGCGCTGGAGGGGGCGTTCGTGCTTGCCCGCACTCTGCGCAGCGTCGAACCGCTGCTGGCGGCCGGCACCGCGCTGGCCCCGCGCTACCGGGGTGTCGCGTTGGCGCCACGCTCACCTGCTGCCGTTGGACCGCGCTAA
- a CDS encoding alpha/beta fold hydrolase, with translation MPTVEVAAGTVEYREEGDPQGPPVVLLHGLLMNDTQWRLALPHLPAGFRYLLPVLPLGGHRIPMREDADLTLAGMVHLVADFLDALDLADLTLVVSDWGGPLFLTDIGRDKRVARLVICPSEAFDNFPPGLPGKIAWLASRTTGTVALAMRQLRIGWLRRRWFMFGQMAKKPVPQHIVEDWTAVGLADARIRRDLVKYCRSRFDGADLIRATDRLRDFDGPALVLWSHNPVMPAEHGERLKALLPNATLSHVDDAYVLVMLDQPERTAAAIGEFLAS, from the coding sequence ATGCCGACCGTCGAAGTCGCCGCCGGGACCGTCGAGTACCGCGAGGAGGGTGACCCGCAGGGGCCGCCCGTCGTGCTCCTGCACGGCCTGCTGATGAACGACACCCAGTGGAGGCTCGCGCTGCCCCACCTGCCGGCCGGTTTCCGGTATCTGCTGCCGGTGCTGCCGCTGGGCGGTCATCGCATCCCAATGCGCGAGGACGCCGACCTGACGCTGGCAGGCATGGTGCACCTCGTCGCCGACTTCCTCGACGCGCTCGACCTGGCCGATCTCACCCTCGTCGTGTCGGACTGGGGTGGCCCGCTGTTTCTCACCGACATCGGCCGCGACAAACGGGTTGCGCGGCTGGTCATCTGCCCGTCGGAAGCCTTCGACAATTTTCCGCCGGGCCTACCGGGCAAGATCGCCTGGCTGGCCAGCCGCACCACCGGGACCGTGGCGCTTGCGATGCGGCAATTGCGGATCGGTTGGCTGCGCCGCCGGTGGTTCATGTTTGGACAGATGGCGAAAAAGCCCGTGCCGCAACACATCGTCGAGGACTGGACGGCGGTGGGGCTGGCCGACGCCCGAATCCGCCGCGACCTCGTCAAGTACTGCCGGAGCAGGTTCGACGGCGCCGACCTGATCCGGGCCACCGATCGGCTGCGCGACTTCGACGGTCCTGCACTGGTGTTGTGGAGCCACAACCCCGTCATGCCGGCGGAGCACGGGGAGCGGCTGAAAGCGCTGCTGCCCAACGCAACGCTGAGCCACGTCGACGACGCTTACGTGCTCGTGATGCTCGATCAGCCCGAGCGGACGGCCGCCGCGATCGGCGAGTTCCTCGCCTCCTAG
- a CDS encoding YebC/PmpR family DNA-binding transcriptional regulator, with protein sequence MSGHSKWATTKHKKAVIDARRGKMFAKLIKNVEVAARVGGGDPAGNPTLYDAIQKAKKSSVPNDNIERARKRGSGEEAGGAEYQNITYEGYGPNGVAVLVECLTDNRNRAAGEVRVAMTRNGGNMADPGSVAYLFSRKGVITLEKNGLTEDDVLAAVLDAGAEDVNDLDDTFEVLCEPGDLVTVRTALQDAGIDYESAEAGFEPSVTVPLDAEGARKIMKLVDALEDLDDVQDVYTNIEIGDDVAAELDTDD encoded by the coding sequence ATGAGCGGCCATTCCAAGTGGGCCACCACCAAGCACAAGAAGGCCGTCATCGATGCACGCCGCGGCAAGATGTTCGCCAAGCTGATCAAGAACGTCGAGGTCGCCGCGCGCGTCGGCGGCGGTGACCCCGCCGGCAACCCGACTCTCTACGACGCGATCCAGAAGGCGAAGAAGTCGTCGGTGCCCAACGACAACATCGAACGGGCACGCAAGCGCGGCAGCGGTGAGGAAGCCGGTGGCGCCGAGTACCAGAACATCACCTACGAAGGCTATGGGCCCAACGGTGTCGCGGTGCTCGTAGAGTGTCTGACCGACAACCGCAACCGCGCCGCGGGCGAGGTTCGCGTGGCGATGACCCGCAACGGGGGGAACATGGCCGACCCCGGGTCGGTGGCGTACCTGTTCTCTCGCAAGGGCGTCATCACCCTCGAGAAGAACGGCCTCACCGAGGACGACGTGCTCGCCGCCGTGCTCGATGCCGGTGCCGAAGACGTCAACGATCTCGACGACACCTTCGAAGTCCTCTGCGAGCCCGGTGATCTCGTCACGGTGCGCACCGCGTTGCAGGACGCCGGCATCGACTACGAATCTGCCGAGGCCGGGTTCGAGCCGTCGGTGACCGTCCCACTCGACGCCGAAGGTGCCCGCAAGATCATGAAGCTGGTCGACGCGCTGGAGGATCTCGACGACGTCCAGGACGTCTACACCAACATCGAGATCGGCGACGACGTCGCAGCCGAACTCGACACCGACGACTAG
- a CDS encoding acyl-CoA dehydrogenase family protein: MSFSLELSPDLVHIRDWVHEFAADVIRPAAAEWDEREETPWPIIQEAAKVGIYSVEFFAEQSAEPSGLGMLTVFEEMFWGDAGIALSILGTGLAAASLAANGTPEQMGEWLPQMFGTVDDPKVASFCSSEPGAGSDVGAILTKARYDEAKDEWVLNGTKTWATNGGIADVHVVVASVHPDLGTRGQATFIIPPGTPGFRQGQKFLKHGIRASHTAEVVLDDVRIPGNLIVGGREKFEERIARVREGRSSKSQAALATFERTRPTVGAMAVGVARAAYEYALDYARQREQFGRKIGEFQAIAFKLADMKARLDAARLLVWRAGWMARNGKPFDNAEGSMAKLVASETAVYVTDEAIQILGGNGYTREYPVERMHRDAKIFTIFEGTSEIQRLVIGRAVTGLAIR; the protein is encoded by the coding sequence ATGTCGTTTTCGCTCGAGTTGTCGCCCGATCTCGTCCACATCCGCGACTGGGTCCACGAATTCGCCGCCGACGTCATCCGACCGGCCGCCGCCGAGTGGGACGAACGCGAGGAGACGCCGTGGCCGATCATCCAGGAGGCGGCCAAGGTCGGCATCTACTCCGTGGAGTTCTTCGCCGAACAGTCAGCCGAGCCGTCGGGCCTGGGCATGCTGACCGTGTTCGAGGAGATGTTCTGGGGTGACGCCGGGATCGCACTGTCGATCTTGGGCACCGGGCTGGCTGCGGCCTCACTCGCCGCCAACGGCACCCCCGAGCAGATGGGCGAGTGGCTGCCGCAGATGTTCGGCACCGTCGACGATCCGAAGGTCGCGTCGTTCTGCTCCTCCGAACCCGGGGCGGGCTCGGACGTCGGCGCGATCCTGACCAAGGCCCGGTACGACGAAGCCAAGGACGAGTGGGTGCTCAACGGCACCAAGACCTGGGCCACCAATGGTGGCATCGCCGACGTCCACGTCGTCGTCGCCTCGGTGCATCCCGACCTGGGCACCCGTGGGCAGGCGACGTTCATCATCCCGCCGGGCACGCCGGGGTTCCGTCAGGGCCAGAAGTTCCTCAAGCACGGAATCCGCGCGTCGCACACCGCCGAGGTGGTGCTCGACGACGTGCGCATCCCCGGCAACCTGATCGTCGGAGGCCGCGAGAAGTTCGAGGAGCGGATCGCACGGGTGCGCGAGGGCCGCAGCTCCAAGAGTCAGGCCGCGCTGGCGACCTTCGAGCGGACGCGGCCGACGGTCGGTGCGATGGCGGTAGGCGTCGCGCGCGCGGCCTACGAGTATGCGCTCGACTACGCTCGCCAGCGCGAGCAGTTCGGCCGCAAGATCGGCGAATTCCAGGCCATCGCCTTCAAGTTGGCCGACATGAAAGCACGTCTCGACGCGGCCCGGCTGTTGGTGTGGCGGGCCGGCTGGATGGCGCGCAACGGCAAGCCGTTCGACAATGCTGAGGGTTCGATGGCCAAGCTGGTCGCCAGCGAGACCGCGGTATACGTCACCGACGAGGCCATCCAGATCCTCGGTGGCAACGGCTACACTCGCGAGTATCCCGTCGAGCGGATGCACCGCGACGCCAAGATCTTCACGATCTTCGAGGGCACCAGCGAGATCCAGCGCCTCGTGATCGGCCGCGCCGTGACGGGTCTGGCCATCCGCTGA
- the pdxT gene encoding pyridoxal 5'-phosphate synthase glutaminase subunit PdxT translates to MSTPHVGVLALQGDTREHLAALREAGAEASTVRRLRELQTVDALVIPGGESTTMTHLLRELELLEPLRSRLADGMPAYGSCAGMILLASEILDAGVSGRDAAPLEGIDMTVRRNAFGRQVDSFEDDIEFSGVDGPVHAVFIRAPWVERVGPDVEVLGEAGGHIVAVRQGQRLATAFHPEMTGDRRIHKLFVDLL, encoded by the coding sequence ATGAGCACGCCCCACGTGGGCGTCCTGGCGCTGCAGGGCGACACCCGCGAGCACCTGGCCGCCCTGCGGGAGGCAGGTGCCGAGGCGTCGACCGTACGGCGGCTTCGAGAGCTCCAAACCGTCGATGCCCTGGTGATTCCGGGTGGGGAGTCGACCACGATGACCCACCTGCTGCGCGAACTCGAACTGCTCGAGCCGTTGCGGTCGCGGCTGGCCGACGGCATGCCGGCCTACGGCTCGTGTGCGGGAATGATCCTGCTCGCGTCCGAGATCCTCGATGCCGGGGTGTCCGGCCGCGATGCCGCGCCGCTGGAAGGTATCGACATGACGGTGCGGCGCAACGCATTCGGCCGCCAGGTCGATTCCTTCGAGGACGACATCGAATTCAGCGGCGTCGACGGACCCGTGCACGCGGTGTTCATCAGGGCGCCGTGGGTGGAACGCGTCGGTCCGGACGTCGAGGTGCTCGGCGAGGCCGGCGGCCACATCGTCGCCGTGCGGCAGGGACAGCGACTCGCGACGGCGTTCCACCCGGAGATGACCGGCGACCGCCGCATCCACAAACTCTTCGTCGACCTGCTCTAG
- the tesB gene encoding acyl-CoA thioesterase II encodes MAIEEILDLEQLEVNIYRGSVFSPESGFLQRTFGGHVAGQSLVSAVRTVKPEFQVHSLHGYFLRPGDAKAPTVYIVERLRDGGSFSTRRVNAIQHGETIFSMSASFQTDQSGIEHQDVMPVAPTPDDAADFVSVSKLFDDASFRQFDEWDVRIVPRDVLNKLPGKASQQQVWFRHRDPLPDDSVLHICALAYMSDLTLLGSAQVNYPLERKHLQVASLDHAMWFMRQFRADEWLLYDQSSPSASGGRSLCQGKIFNQYGEMVAAVMQEGLTRYKRGYQP; translated from the coding sequence ATGGCGATCGAAGAGATTCTTGATCTCGAGCAACTCGAGGTCAACATCTATCGCGGGAGCGTCTTCAGCCCCGAATCCGGCTTTCTGCAAAGGACTTTCGGTGGCCACGTGGCGGGCCAGTCGCTGGTCTCGGCCGTGCGCACGGTCAAGCCGGAGTTTCAGGTGCACTCGCTGCACGGCTATTTCCTCCGACCGGGTGATGCCAAGGCGCCGACGGTCTACATCGTCGAACGGTTGCGTGACGGCGGATCTTTCAGCACCCGACGGGTCAATGCGATTCAGCACGGCGAGACCATCTTCTCGATGTCGGCGTCGTTCCAGACCGACCAGAGCGGCATCGAACATCAGGATGTGATGCCTGTCGCGCCGACACCCGACGACGCCGCGGACTTCGTCTCGGTCAGCAAGCTCTTCGACGACGCGAGCTTTCGCCAGTTCGACGAATGGGATGTCCGGATCGTCCCGCGCGACGTACTGAACAAGTTGCCTGGCAAGGCATCTCAGCAGCAGGTATGGTTCAGGCACCGTGATCCGTTGCCCGACGACTCGGTGCTGCACATCTGTGCGCTGGCGTACATGAGTGACCTCACGCTGCTCGGCTCGGCGCAGGTGAACTACCCGCTCGAGCGTAAGCACCTGCAGGTCGCCTCGCTGGATCACGCGATGTGGTTCATGCGGCAGTTCCGCGCCGACGAGTGGCTGCTCTACGACCAGTCCTCGCCGTCGGCCTCGGGCGGTCGATCGCTGTGCCAGGGCAAGATCTTCAACCAGTACGGCGAGATGGTCGCGGCGGTCATGCAGGAAGGGCTCACCCGCTACAAGCGCGGCTACCAACCATGA
- the pdxS gene encoding pyridoxal 5'-phosphate synthase lyase subunit PdxS, with protein sequence MAEMLKGGVIMDVVTPEQARIAEGAGAVAVMALERVPADIRAQGGVARMSDPDLIEGIISAVTIPVMAKVRIGHFVEAQILQSLGVDYIDESEVLTPADYAHHVDKWKFTVPFVCGATNLGEALRRITEGAAMIRSKGEAGTGDVSNATTHMRKIGGEIRHLTSLSEDELYVAAKELQAPYDLVVEVARAGKLPVTLFTAGGIATPADAAMMMQLGAEGVFVGSGIFKSGDPAARAAAIVKATTFYDDPDVLAKVSRGLGEAMVGINVEDVATPHRLAERGW encoded by the coding sequence ATGGCCGAGATGCTCAAGGGCGGCGTCATCATGGACGTCGTCACCCCCGAGCAGGCGCGCATCGCCGAGGGCGCCGGCGCGGTGGCCGTCATGGCGCTCGAACGCGTCCCGGCCGACATTCGGGCCCAGGGCGGGGTCGCCCGGATGAGTGATCCTGATCTCATCGAGGGCATCATCTCCGCGGTCACCATCCCGGTGATGGCCAAGGTGCGCATCGGGCACTTCGTGGAGGCACAGATCCTGCAGAGCCTCGGTGTGGACTACATCGACGAGTCCGAGGTGCTCACTCCCGCCGATTACGCCCACCACGTCGACAAGTGGAAGTTCACGGTGCCGTTCGTCTGCGGGGCGACCAACCTGGGCGAGGCGCTACGCCGCATCACCGAAGGCGCGGCGATGATCCGCTCCAAGGGTGAAGCCGGCACCGGCGACGTGTCCAACGCGACCACCCACATGCGCAAGATCGGCGGCGAGATCCGTCACCTCACATCGTTGTCCGAGGACGAGTTGTATGTCGCCGCAAAGGAATTGCAGGCGCCATACGATCTGGTGGTCGAGGTCGCCCGGGCAGGCAAGCTGCCGGTGACGCTGTTCACCGCCGGCGGCATCGCCACCCCGGCCGACGCGGCGATGATGATGCAACTCGGCGCCGAGGGCGTGTTCGTGGGCTCGGGCATCTTCAAGTCCGGCGATCCCGCCGCCCGCGCCGCCGCGATCGTCAAGGCCACCACGTTCTACGACGATCCCGATGTGCTGGCCAAGGTCTCGCGGGGACTGGGTGAAGCGATGGTCGGCATAAACGTCGAGGACGTCGCAACCCCGCATCGCCTCGCCGAACGAGGCTGGTAA
- a CDS encoding NUDIX hydrolase produces the protein MITWLVVITLAVLVVIILAVGAWALQTAHRLDRLHVRYDLSWQALDGVLARRAVVARAVAVDAYGGGPEGKRLAALADAAERAPRHAREAAENELSAALAAVEPASLPLPLVAELADSEARVLLARRFHNDAVRDTLALRERPAVRILRLGGTAALPTYFEIVERPEPVPSVNKRVSARIVLLDDRGAVLLLCGSDPARRDGSGGPEPRWWFTVGGAVQAGETLAQAAAREIAEETGLRVEPTDMIGPVWRRDAVIDFNGSVIRSEEMFFVHRTRHFEPSAAGRTGLERAYIHGHRWCDATMIEELVARGETVYPLQLGELLEQANAIADARDGVARRELQSIR, from the coding sequence GTGATCACCTGGTTGGTGGTGATCACGCTGGCGGTGCTGGTGGTGATCATCCTGGCCGTGGGCGCATGGGCGTTGCAGACCGCGCACCGGCTGGACCGGCTGCATGTCCGCTACGACCTGTCCTGGCAGGCGCTCGACGGCGTGTTGGCCCGGCGCGCCGTGGTGGCCCGCGCGGTCGCCGTCGACGCCTATGGCGGCGGCCCGGAGGGCAAGCGGCTGGCGGCACTGGCCGACGCCGCCGAACGGGCGCCGCGGCATGCGCGCGAAGCGGCCGAGAACGAGCTGTCGGCTGCGCTGGCGGCGGTGGAGCCCGCGTCGCTGCCGCTACCGCTGGTGGCCGAGCTGGCCGACTCCGAAGCGCGGGTGCTGCTGGCCAGACGCTTCCACAACGACGCGGTCCGTGACACGCTCGCACTGCGCGAACGGCCCGCGGTGCGGATTCTGCGGCTGGGCGGAACAGCGGCGTTGCCGACGTATTTCGAGATCGTCGAGCGGCCCGAACCGGTGCCTTCGGTGAACAAACGCGTCTCGGCGCGCATCGTGCTGCTCGACGACAGGGGCGCGGTGCTGCTGCTGTGCGGATCGGACCCCGCTCGGCGGGACGGTTCGGGCGGCCCAGAGCCGCGCTGGTGGTTCACCGTCGGCGGCGCCGTGCAGGCGGGGGAGACGCTGGCACAGGCCGCGGCCCGTGAGATCGCCGAGGAGACCGGTCTGCGGGTCGAGCCCACCGACATGATCGGTCCGGTGTGGCGGCGGGATGCGGTGATCGACTTCAACGGTTCGGTCATCCGCAGCGAGGAGATGTTCTTCGTGCACCGCACGCGGCACTTCGAGCCCTCGGCCGCGGGGCGCACCGGCCTGGAGCGGGCCTATATTCACGGCCACCGCTGGTGTGATGCGACAATGATTGAGGAACTGGTCGCCAGGGGCGAAACCGTCTACCCGCTGCAACTCGGCGAATTGCTGGAACAAGCCAATGCGATCGCTGACGCGCGCGACGGGGTGGCGCGGCGGGAACTGCAGTCGATCCGCTGA
- a CDS encoding glycosyltransferase family 4 protein, with protein sequence MRIGMVCPYSFDVPGGVQSHVLQLAKVMHDRGHDVSVLAPASPNADLPDYVVSGGKAVPIPYNGSIARLRFGPATHRMVKRWLADGRFDVLHLHEPNAPSLSMLALNIAEGPIVATFHTSTTKSLTLTVFEPILRPMHEKIVGRIAVSDLARRWQMEALGSDAVEIPNGVDVASFADAPPLEGYPRTGRSVLFLGRYDEPRKGVAVLLRALPRLVERFPDIEVLVVGRGDEDELRDDAGRFARHLRFLGQVDDRQKASAMRSADVYCAPHTGGESFGIVLVEAMAAGTPVVASDLDAFRRVLEDGAAGLLVPIDDADALANGLIEVLADDELRRRYIAAGADAVQRYDWSVVARQIMRVYETVSGSSIKVTVAGEGATRTKPRRTSGGVR encoded by the coding sequence ATGCGCATCGGCATGGTGTGCCCGTATTCGTTCGACGTGCCCGGGGGAGTCCAGTCGCACGTGCTGCAACTGGCCAAGGTGATGCACGATCGGGGCCACGACGTCAGCGTGCTCGCACCCGCCTCGCCTAACGCCGACCTGCCGGACTACGTCGTCTCGGGCGGCAAGGCCGTGCCGATCCCCTACAACGGCTCCATCGCCAGGCTGCGGTTCGGGCCGGCCACCCACCGCATGGTGAAGCGATGGCTGGCCGACGGCCGGTTCGACGTGTTGCACCTGCACGAGCCCAACGCGCCTAGCCTGTCGATGCTGGCGCTCAACATCGCCGAAGGCCCGATCGTGGCGACCTTCCACACCTCGACGACGAAGTCGTTGACGCTCACCGTGTTCGAGCCGATCTTGCGGCCGATGCACGAGAAGATCGTCGGCAGAATCGCGGTGTCGGATCTGGCACGGCGCTGGCAGATGGAGGCGCTGGGCAGCGATGCGGTAGAGATTCCCAACGGTGTCGACGTGGCGTCGTTCGCGGATGCGCCACCGCTCGAGGGATACCCGCGGACGGGCCGATCGGTGCTTTTCCTGGGCCGCTACGACGAGCCTCGCAAGGGCGTGGCCGTGCTGCTGCGGGCGCTGCCGCGACTGGTCGAACGATTCCCCGATATCGAGGTTCTGGTGGTCGGCCGCGGCGACGAGGACGAACTGCGCGATGACGCAGGCCGATTCGCGCGACACCTGCGATTCCTCGGCCAGGTGGACGACCGGCAGAAGGCGTCGGCGATGCGCAGCGCCGACGTGTACTGCGCGCCGCACACCGGCGGCGAGAGCTTCGGCATCGTGCTGGTGGAGGCGATGGCTGCGGGCACACCGGTGGTGGCCAGCGACCTGGACGCCTTCCGGCGGGTGCTCGAGGACGGGGCGGCGGGACTGCTGGTGCCTATCGACGACGCCGATGCGTTGGCCAACGGGCTGATCGAGGTGCTCGCCGACGACGAGTTGCGCCGTCGCTACATCGCGGCGGGCGCGGACGCCGTCCAGCGCTACGACTGGTCGGTGGTGGCGCGTCAGATCATGCGGGTCTACGAAACGGTCTCGGGTTCGAGCATCAAGGTGACGGTCGCCGGGGAGGGTGCGACGCGGACCAAGCCACGGCGGACGAGCGGCGGCGTGCGGTGA
- a CDS encoding phosphatidylinositol mannoside acyltransferase, whose product MTTTPSGPTAPAGPLGGRIADWGYATGWRLVRAMPEFFARNAFEAGAHYAARGGGPEQLRKNLARVVGVSPERLPDGLMRASLASYARYWREAFRLPTMNHEALGRELVVHDIDRLWSALDAGRGAILALPHSGNWDMAGVWLVQNHGTFTTVAERLKPESLYNRFVAYRESLGFEVVPLTGGDRPPFDVLLERLRSNGVVCLMAERDLSRSGVQVDFFGEATRMPAGSAKLAIATGAALLPVHCWFERDGWGMQVFPEVDASSGDVTVITQALADRFASNIAAHPADWHMMQPQWLADLPAARRAALETGS is encoded by the coding sequence GTGACGACCACCCCCTCCGGACCGACGGCCCCGGCCGGCCCACTGGGTGGCCGGATCGCGGACTGGGGGTATGCCACCGGCTGGCGACTCGTTCGCGCGATGCCGGAATTCTTCGCGCGGAACGCATTTGAGGCCGGCGCACACTACGCGGCGCGGGGCGGTGGACCGGAACAGCTGCGCAAGAACCTCGCCCGGGTGGTCGGTGTGTCGCCCGAGCGGTTGCCTGACGGGCTGATGCGCGCTTCGCTGGCCTCCTACGCGCGGTACTGGCGAGAGGCGTTCCGGTTGCCCACCATGAACCACGAAGCGCTCGGCCGAGAACTCGTCGTGCACGACATCGACCGCCTCTGGTCGGCGCTCGACGCGGGACGCGGCGCGATCCTGGCGCTGCCCCACAGCGGAAACTGGGACATGGCCGGGGTGTGGCTGGTGCAGAATCACGGCACGTTCACCACCGTCGCCGAGCGACTCAAGCCCGAGTCGCTGTACAACCGGTTCGTCGCATACCGCGAGAGCCTGGGCTTCGAGGTGGTCCCGCTGACCGGGGGTGACCGGCCGCCGTTCGACGTGTTGCTGGAGCGGTTGCGGTCCAACGGGGTGGTGTGCCTGATGGCCGAGCGCGACTTGAGCCGGAGCGGGGTGCAGGTCGACTTCTTCGGCGAGGCCACCCGCATGCCCGCGGGCTCGGCAAAGCTGGCGATCGCCACCGGTGCGGCGCTTCTGCCGGTGCACTGCTGGTTCGAGCGCGACGGCTGGGGCATGCAGGTGTTCCCGGAGGTGGACGCCTCGTCGGGTGATGTCACCGTCATCACCCAGGCGCTGGCGGACCGGTTCGCCAGCAACATCGCCGCGCACCCGGCCGACTGGCACATGATGCAGCCGCAGTGGCTGGCCGACCTTCCCGCGGCGCGGCGGGCCGCCCTGGAGACGGGCTCATGA